The nucleotide sequence ATTGACGAATAAATCTACCTGTAGCCTTAGCCCGAGAACGAATTGTTTCCCGATAAGCTACCTGAGGACGACCTACATTAGCATTTACCTTAAATTCCCGCAGCAAACGATCCACAATTATTTCTAAGTGCAATTCACCCATCCCGGAAATAATTGTTTGTCCTGTTTCCGGATCCAAATGAGTACGAAAAGTAGGATCCTCTTCTGCCAAACGAGATAAAGCCAACCCCATTTTATCCTGATCTGCCCTTGTTTTCGGCTCAATGGCTACATCAATTACCGGTTCCGGAAACTGCATTGATTCCAAAATAATGGGTTCTGCTTCATCAGAAAGGGTATCACCAGTAGTGATTTGCTTAAAGCCAACCGCTGCAGCTATATCACCAGCATAAACTGCTTCTACCTCTTCGCGATGATTAGCATGCATTCGCAAAATGCGTCCCACCCTTTCTCTTTTTTGGGTAGTAGCATTATAAACATAGGTACCAGTTCGCAATATACCGGAATAAACCCGGAAAAAAGCGAGCTTACCAACATAAGGATCTGTCATGATTTTAAAAGCCAAGGCTGAAAAAGGTTCCTCATCACTAGCACGCCGCTCAGCCTCTTCACCTGTTTCAGGGTTTACACCTTCAATAGCGTCTACATCCAAAGGTGAAGGCAAATAATCGATCACCGCATCTAACAACAATTGAATTCCTTTATTTTTAAAAGAAGAACCACAGACCACGGGAGTAATTAAAACATGTAGTGTCGCTTGCCGCAAACCCTGCTTTAGCTCAGCCTCACTAATTGGTTTTCCTTCAATATATTTTTCCAAAAGGGCTTCATCCACTTCGGCTACAGCCTCTACTAATTCTTCCCGATGTTTTTGAGCAAGTGACAGCAGCTCTGCCGGGATTTCTTTTTCTTCGCTGTGGGTACCTAAATCATCCAAGTAATAGTAAGCTTTCATTTTTAACAAATCAATAACACCATTAAAATTATCCTCGGCCCCAATAGGCAACTGAATAGGAACTGGCCTGGCACCTAATCTTTCTTTAATCATTTTTACGCCCCTAAAGAAATCGGCACCCACCCGATCCATTTTATTAATATAAGCAATACGAGGCACTTTATATTTATCAGCTTGACGCCATACAGTCTCTGACTGCGGCTCCACACCCCCTACTGAGCAAAAGACCGCTACTGCTCCATCTAGAACCCGCAGAGATCTTTCTACTTCCACGGTAAAGTCAACGTGCCCGGGCGTGTCAATTATATTAATCAGCCAATCTTTCCACTGACAAGTAGTCGCCGCCGAAGTAATGGTAATACCTCTTTCCTGTTCCTGAACCATCCAGTCCATAGTGGCGGCCCCATCATGTACTTCCCCAATTTTATGCACCCGACCCGTATAAAACAAAATTCTCTCCGTGGTTGTTGTTTTTCCGGCATCTATATGAGCCATAATTCCTATATTCCTTATTTTATCCAACGCAATTTGCCTAGCCATTAATTTTGCCTCCCCCTTCTTTTGACGAAAAATCTCTCCAGCGGGGGCTCACCTCTACCATCGGTAATGAGCAAAAGCTTTGTTAGCCTCTGCCATTCTATGCACTTCCTCCCGCTTTTTAACCGCACCACCGGTATTTTTGAAAGCATCCATAATTTCCGCAGCTAATCTTTCTTCCATGGTTCTTTCCCCGCGATTACGAGCGAAAAATACCAGCCACCTAATACCTAAGGTTTCCTTTCTTTCCGGACGTACCTCCACCGGCACTTGGTAGTTAGCACCACCGACTCGCCGAGCTTTAACTTCCAAAACAGGCATCACATTCTGCAGAGCCTGATTTAATACTTCCAAACCATCTTCGCCGGTTTTTTCTTCTACAATATTTAAGGCATTATAAAAAATCTTTTCGGCTTTACCTCTTTGTCCAGCATACATCAATTTATTTATTAACTTAGTAACCAATTTTGAATTATAAATAGGGTCAGCCGGAACTTCTCTGATGGGTGCCCTTCCTTTTCTCGACATTTTCTTCCCCCCTTTAAGCTTTTCCTATTTTTTAGCAGCAGCCCCGCGCGGACGTTTAGTACCATATTTGGAGCGACTTTGGCTGCGTTCCTGCACCCCGGCTGCATCCAAAGCACCACGAACAATATGATACCTTACCCCGGGGATATCCCGAATCCGCCCACCCCGAACCAAGACAACCGAGTGTTCTTGTAAATTGTGACCGATACCAGGAATATAAGCAGTAACTTCCAAACCATTGGTCAACCTAACCCGTGCTACTTTACGCAGTGCAGAGTTTGGCTTTTTGGGGGTTGTCGTATAAACACGCGTACAAACACCCCTTCTTTGAGGACACTCCTTTAAGGCCGGAGCCGCGGATTTTTTCTCAGCAAATCTTCTTCCTTGTTTAACTAATTGATTAATGGTTGGCATTTTTTCACCCCCTTTATTTTTTTAAATAAGCAAAAATCGCTTTAAATACTATCTCCAATAAAGCACACTTCCGTATTTTATCACCGATGAAAGGCGGATGTCAAGATTAATCTTCCAAATCCGCAAAATTTTCACCATGGAAATCAATTTTTAAATTGCGATAACGCGAAACCCCAGTACCTGTTGGCACCAATTTCCCAATAATTACATTTTCTTTTAAACCTAAAAGCGAATCTACTTTACCTTTCAAAGCCGCCTCAGTAAGCACACGAGTTGTTTCTTGGAAAGAAGCCGCCGAGAGAAATGATTCTGTTACCAAAGAGGCCTTGGTAATTCCTAAAAGCACCGGCCGGGCTTTAGCCGGTTTTTTACCAGCAGCTACAGCCATTGCATTTTTCTCTTCAAAAACAAAGACATCAATCAAACCACCAGGCAGCAAATCAGTTTCACCTGGATCTTCAACTTTAACCCGCCGCATCATTTGACGAATAATTACTTCGATATGTTTATCATTAATATCTACACCCTGTAAACGATAAACCCGCTGTACCTCTTTTAACAGATAATCCTGGACCCCATATTTACCTTTAATTTTCAAGAGTTCATGGGGATTAATGGATCCTTCAGTTAAAACGTCACCAGCTTCCACAATTTGCCCATCTTTAACCTTAATTCGAGAACCAAAAGGCACTTTGTAACTATATTTTCCTTCACCAGAATGAATAATTTCAATTTCCCGCCGACCTTTAAGATCATTAATCTTTACTTCA is from Clostridia bacterium and encodes:
- the fusA gene encoding elongation factor G, with the translated sequence MARQIALDKIRNIGIMAHIDAGKTTTTERILFYTGRVHKIGEVHDGAATMDWMVQEQERGITITSAATTCQWKDWLINIIDTPGHVDFTVEVERSLRVLDGAVAVFCSVGGVEPQSETVWRQADKYKVPRIAYINKMDRVGADFFRGVKMIKERLGARPVPIQLPIGAEDNFNGVIDLLKMKAYYYLDDLGTHSEEKEIPAELLSLAQKHREELVEAVAEVDEALLEKYIEGKPISEAELKQGLRQATLHVLITPVVCGSSFKNKGIQLLLDAVIDYLPSPLDVDAIEGVNPETGEEAERRASDEEPFSALAFKIMTDPYVGKLAFFRVYSGILRTGTYVYNATTQKRERVGRILRMHANHREEVEAVYAGDIAAAVGFKQITTGDTLSDEAEPIILESMQFPEPVIDVAIEPKTRADQDKMGLALSRLAEEDPTFRTHLDPETGQTIISGMGELHLEIIVDRLLREFKVNANVGRPQVAYRETIRSRAKATGRFIRQSGGRGQYGHCEIELEPLEPGAGYEFVNKIVGGVIPKEYIPHVDSGIKEAMENGVLAGYPLIDLRVTLYDGSYHEVDSSEMAFKIAGSMALKEGALKADPILLEPIMRVEVVVPEEYMGEVIGDINARRGKIEGMETRAGAQVIRGLVPLAAMFGYATDLRSKTQGRGVYVMQFSHYGEIPQNITQDIIAERRGEKLS
- the rpsG gene encoding 30S ribosomal protein S7, which encodes MSRKGRAPIREVPADPIYNSKLVTKLINKLMYAGQRGKAEKIFYNALNIVEEKTGEDGLEVLNQALQNVMPVLEVKARRVGGANYQVPVEVRPERKETLGIRWLVFFARNRGERTMEERLAAEIMDAFKNTGGAVKKREEVHRMAEANKAFAHYRW
- a CDS encoding 30S ribosomal protein S12 translates to MPTINQLVKQGRRFAEKKSAAPALKECPQRRGVCTRVYTTTPKKPNSALRKVARVRLTNGLEVTAYIPGIGHNLQEHSVVLVRGGRIRDIPGVRYHIVRGALDAAGVQERSQSRSKYGTKRPRGAAAKK